From Penicillium digitatum chromosome 5, complete sequence, one genomic window encodes:
- a CDS encoding 6-phosphogluconate dehydrogenase family protein, with amino-acid sequence MATNLQRHLAAKKTLGLIYSNRTMSRGAALQALGAIPEPNFEKLVSQYGIIFTMVSNDTVLQRLLSTVVGSSQSLKDKVFVDCSTVHPETRRSSAGPQLPWMASLSLPLVVPKSATEAVKPLIQDVMGRRVIDCGEDATKSSLLKIAGNIITVNIMEAVGEAQVFAEKTGLGTGPMEELIGEALGSFAGGYSKRLTADAYAPPLNSRPGFRVSLAIRDSRHAMSMAQEQGVELPGLEIARANMEAAREYGGECLDSSAMYGTLRQKAGLEFWNEKSRRE; translated from the exons ATGGCAACTAACCTACAGCGCCACCTAGCCGCGAAGAAGACCTTGGGCCTGATCTACTCTAACCGCACGATGTCGCGCGGAGCAGCCCTGCAAGCACTGGGAGCAATCCCAGAACCCAATTTTGAGAAGCTCGTATCTCAATATGGAATCATTTTCACCATG GTCTCCAACGACACAGTGCTGCAACGATTGCTATCCACCGTTGTGGGTTCAAGCCAGTCCCTGAAGGACAAGGTCTTCGTCGACTGCTCAACAGTGCACCCCGAAACC CGCAGGTCTTCGGCGGGACCCCAATTGCCGTGGATGGCAAGCTTGTCTTTGCCATTGGTGGTCCCCAAGAGTGCAACTGAGGCCGTCAAACCTCTGATCCAAGATGTGATGGGTCGTCGTGTGATTGATTGCGGCGAGGATGCTACAAAATCATCGCTTCTGAAAATCGCCGGTAACATTATCACTGTCAACATTATGGAGGCTGTTGGGGAGGCTCAGGTCTTTGCTGAGAAGACCGGGCTTGGAACTGGTCCCATGGAGGAGCTTATTGGCGAGGCTCTTGGTTCTTTTGCTGGAGGTTATTCTAAGAG ATTGACTGCGGATGCTTATGCGCCGCCCCTGAACTCTCGTCCTGGCTTTAGGGTTTCTCTTGCTATCAGGGATTCCAGGCATGCCATGTCGATGGCCCAGGAGCAGGGTGTTGAGCTTCCTGGCCTTGAGATTGCTCGGGCTAATATGGAAGCCGCGAGAGAATATGGCGGAGAGTGTCTGGACAGCAGTGCGATGTACGGGACTCTGCGCCAGAAGGCTGGCCTGGAGTTTTGGAATGAGAAGAGCAGGAGAGAATAA
- a CDS encoding PF02656 domain protein, translating into MNTSDSSAPPPTVPSTSRGTKNNHSSSRSPTDSALSSSFGSTRSQSSFSSRKHSTEQTTASQLKDLQLNNANRGNGSQPTNQDSTSEPRQSWYSQFADRYGSLELENKGSVARDHLALERTFLAWMRTSLAFASIGIAVTQLFRLNNSSSNTQAKFSDSASALKPGILPPHFASSGYDSAAFHVSSTSARLRSVGKPLGSTFIGVSILILIIGFHRYFQSQYWIIRGKFPASRGSVALTAFVAASLIITTLAVILAISPGAVET; encoded by the exons ATGAATACATCCGACTCATCGGCACCACCTCCGACAGTTCCCAGTACCTCTAGAGGAACCAAAAACAACCACTCATCGTCACGCTCGCCTACGGATTCAGCCCTGTCATCCTCCTTCGGCAGCACCCGGTCCCAATCAAGCTTTTCATCTAGAAAACAT TCCACGGAGCAAACAACTGCTTCCCAGCTGAAAGACCTTCAACTAAACAATGCAAACCGTGGGAATGGTAGCCAGCCAACGAATCAAGACTCGACTTCCGAGCCCCGGCAGTCCTGGTATAGTCAATTTGCAGATCGATATGGCAGCCTCGAACTAGAGAACAAAGGCAGTGTGGCCCGCGACCACCTCGCATTGG AACGAACCTTTCTAGCCTGGATGCGTACCTCCCTAGCCTTCGCCTCAATCGGTATCGCAGTAACACAGCTCTTCCGCCTGAACAATTCCTCGTCAAATACACAAGCCAAATTCTCCGACTCGGCATCCGCTTTAAAGCCAGGAATTCTTCCACCACATTTTGCCTCGTCTGGCTACGATTCAGCCGCGTTCCATGTCTCCTCTACATCAGCTCGTCTTCGTAGCGTGGGCAAACCGCTCGGCTCGACTTTCATCGGCGTCTCGATCCTTATCCTTATTATTGGCTTCCACCGCTACTTCCAGAGCCAGTATTGGATTATTCGTGGGAAGTTCCCGGCTAGTCGGGGCAGCGTAGCACTTACGGCGTTTGTGGCTGCTTCGCTGATCATAACTACTCTTGCGGTCATCTTGGCGATTTCGCCAGGGGCTGTTGAGACTTAG
- a CDS encoding Actin-like protein, putative, with product MTEMPIVLDGGTGFLKVGYAAQNFPEHQFPSIVGRPILRTEEQGGDIVVKDIMCGDEAAAARSMLQISYPMENGIVKKWDDMQHLWNYTFYEKMKIDPTDRKILLTEPPMNPLKNREQMAEVMLEGYGFGGVYVAIQAVLALYAQGLSSGVVVDSGDGVTHIIPVYESTVLNHHIRRLDVAGRDVTRNLIALLLRRGYALNRTADFETVRQIKEKLAYVSYDLELDKKLSEDTTVLVESYTLPDGRVIRVGSERFEAPECLFQPHLVDVDQPGMAEMLFNCIQGADVDVRSSLYKAIVLSGGSSMYPGLPSRLEKELKQLWLTRVLGGDPERLNKFKVRIEDPPRRRHMVFLGGAVLANLIADKDDMWVSKQEWQEQGARALDKLGPR from the exons ATGACGGAAATGCCCATTG TCCTCGATGGAGGAACCGGTTTCCTCAAGGTCGGCTATGCCGCCCAG AACTTCCCAGAGCACCAATTTCCCTCGATAGTGGGGCGGCCCATCTTGCGAACGGAGGAGCAGGGCGGCGACATCGTGGTCAAGGATATCATGTGCGGTGATGAAGCCGCCGCTGCACGATCAATGCTCCAGATCAGCTATCCT ATGGAGAATGGAATTGTGAAGAAATGGGACGATATGCAACATCTATGGAACTACACCTTTTACGAAAAGATGAAGATCGACCCCACGGATCGCAAGATTCTCCTCACGGAGCCGCCGATGAACCCACTCAAGAACCGTGAGCAGATGGCCGAGGTGATGCTGGAAGGATACGGATTTGGTGGTGTATATGTGGCGATCCAGGCGGTGCTGGCACTGTATGCCCAGG GTCTGAGTAGCGGCGTTGTTGTGGATTCCGGTGACGGTGTGACACACATTATCCCTGTGTATGAATCCACCGTACTCAACCACCACATTCGCCGCCTGGATGTTGCTGGCCGCGACGTCACTCGCAATCTGATTGCCCTCCTTCTGCGCCGTGGCTATGCGCTGAACCGAACTGCCGATTTCGAGACTGTGCGTCagatcaaggagaagctCGCCTACGTCTCCTACGACCTGGAGCTGGACAAGAAGCTTTCCGAAGACACCACCGTTCTCGTTGAATCGTACACCTTGCCCGACGGCCGTGTCATCCGCGTCGGCAGCGAGCGCTTCGAGGCTCCCGAATGCCTCTTCCAGCCACACTTGGTCGACGTTGATCAGCCTGGTATGGCTGAGATGCTTTTCAACTGTATCCAGGGCGCCGATGTCGATGTTCGCTCTAGTCTTTACAAGGCCATCGTACTCAGCGGTGGTAGCAGCATGTACCCCGGTTTGCCCTCTCGTTTGGAGAAAGAGTTGAAGCAGCTCTGGCTCACACGCGTACTGGGCGGCGACCCAGAGCGCTTGAAC AAATTTAAGGTCCGCATCGAAGATCCCCCCCGCCGGAGACACATGGTGTTCCTGGGTGGTGCCGTCCTCGCCAATTTG ATTGCCGACAAGGACGACATGTGGGTGAGCAAGCAGGAGTGGCAGGAACAGGGTGCACGCGCCCTGGACAAGCTCGGCCCGCGATGA